The DNA window CCGGATGATTGACGGATCCGGATCCTGCCCGGCTGCCGGGCCGGACCACGCCACCATCAGCGTGTGGAGTTACGGCAGCTGAGCTACGTGGAGGCGGTGGCCCGTTACGGCGGGTTCACCCGGGCGGCCGAACGACTGCACGTCGCCCAGTCCGCGGTGTCCGCCCAGATCAAGGCCCTGGAGGCGGAGCTCGGGCTGGCGCTGTTCGCCCGTACCACCCGGCGGGTGGCGCTGACCCCGGCGGGGGAGCTGTTCGTGGCGCGGGCGCGGCGCGTCCTCGCCGAACTCGACGGCGCGCGGACCGAGATCCACGAGATCACGTCGGTGGTGCACGGCCGGGTCAGCATCGGGGCGACGGCGGCGCTCGGACCGTACGATCTGCCGCAGGCCCTGACCCGCTTCCGTGACCGCTTCCCCGGGATCGCGGTGCGCCTGCGCAGCGGCCTGGTGACCGGCCTGCTCGGCGCGCTCGACGAGGGTGAGCTGGACCTGGTGGTCGGCCCGGTGCACGCCGATCTCCCGCCGCGGTTCGACGCGCTGCCGCTCGCCGACGAACACCTGCTGCTCGCCCTCCCGATCGGCCACGCGCTGTCCCGCGCCGGCCGGCTGACGCTGGGCGAGGCGCGCGACGAGCCGTTCGTCAGCCTGCCGCCGGGCAGCGGGCTGCGCTGGATCCTGGAGGACGCGGCCCGCTCGGCGGGTTTCACGCCCCGGGTCGAGTTCGAGACCGCGAGCCCGGCCGGCATCCGCGATCTCGTGGCGGCCGGACTCGGCGTGGGATTGTTGTCGAAATCGGTCGCCGAGGCGCCGGGGCCGGCCATCACGATCCGCAGCCTGCACCCGGCGCCCGTTCATCCGCCGATCGGCGTGATGCACTCCCGGGACCGGCCGCTGAGCCCGGCCGCCCAGTCCTGCCGGCACCATCTCGTCGAGGTGGCGGGCCTCCAGCCCGACCCGTCGCACCGCCCCGACCCCACCGAAGAGCCTCTGTGACCCGGTCCGTCCCGGGCCTTCTCAGCTCAGCCGGCGGTACGCCGTGAAATCCGTCTGCTTCCGCAGCTCGAATCCGATCGACTCATACAGCCGGATCGCCGTGACGTTGGCCGCCGACGTGTGCAGGAACGGCGTCTCCCCGCGCTCCCGGATCCCGGCCGCCACCGCCCGGACCAGCCGCGTCGCCAGCCCCCGGCCCCGATGAGCCGGATCCGTGCAGACCGCGCTGATCTCCGTCCATCCGGCCGGGTGCAGGCGCTCCCCGGCCATCGCGATCAACGCGCCCGCGGGGGAACGCAGCCCCAGATAGGCGCCCAGCTCCACGGTCCGCCGCAGATAGGGCCCGGGCCGGGTCCGCTCGATCAGATCGAGGATCTCCGGCACGTCCCCGGCGCCGAGCCGGTACGCGTCCGGCGACGGCGACGCCCGCAGCGCCACGTCGACCAGCTGGACACCGGGAATGCTCCCGGCGACCTCCCAGCCCCGGTACGCGACCCCGCCCGCCCCGGCGATCGTCACCGCCGCACCCGGCTCGACCAGCGCGGTCAGGTCGTCCCACGCCTGCGGATCCGCCGGATCGGCGAGCGCGTGGAAGGGCGCGACGTCGGACTGGTAGCGCGCCGCCTGCCCGTGGAGCACCGCGAACCGTGCGTGCGCTCCGGCAAGCGACGACCACGCCGGGTTGTCCAGGACGGACGCGACGACCGCGCCCGTCACTTGCCCTCGATCGGCAGGCCGGGTGGGTTCACCTCAGCGGCGGTGACACCCTCGTTCGTGAGGTTCCACCGCTGAAGGATCTTCGTGTAGTCCCCGGACGCGATCAGCTTGTCGAGCGCCGCCGCGTACGCCTTGACCAGCCCGTTGTCCTTCTTGGTGGTCAACGCGATGAGCCCTTGCAGGCCGGCGCCCGCGCCGGAGTAGGTGCCGACGATCTCGGTCTGCCCGGTGGTCGCGACGTGGTAGGCAGCCGACGGGTTCGGGCCCAGGTAGAGGTCGATCTGCCCCGAGCCGAGCGCCAGATAGGTCGCCTGGTTGGTCTGGTAGTACTTGATCTCCACCGGCGCGAGGCCCGCCTTCTTCACCTCGTCCGCCCACTCGACCAGGATCTTCTCCTGATTGGTCCCGGAGCCGACCGCGACCTTCTTGCCGGCGATGTCGGCGGGCTTCGTGACGGTCAGCCCGGAGCCCTTCTTGGCGAGCCAGCCCAGGTCGTCCTTGCGGTAGCTGACGAAGTCGTACTTGAGTTTGCGCTCCTCGGTGACCGTGATGTTGGAGGCGCCGAGCTGGTACTTGCCCGAGTCCAGGCCGATGAACAGGTTCTCCCAGGAGGTGTTCTCCAGGACCGGTTCCAGGCCGAGGGTGCTGGCGATCGCGACCGCGATGTCCGGCTCGTTGCCGATCAGCGTCTTGTTGTCCGAGGCGGCGAACGCGAGCGGCGGGAATCCGGAGCCGGCCGCGCCGACGCCGATCACCAGCTTGCCGCTCTTCGCGACGTCGGGTGGCAGCAGCGCAGCGGCCGCGTCGTCCTTGGGTGGCGTGATCCGGTTCTGCTCCGGGCTGTCGTTGAACGTGACGGTGGTCGCGGCCGAGGCGTCACCGGCCGCGGGAACCACGGCCTGCTCCTCCTCGGGCGCGGCGCAGGCGGCAAGGCTCAAGGTCACAGCGGCAAGAGCCAAGACCCATCTGGTACGCATGAAAGAGCTCCGTTCTCAGGAAAGGACCTTGGACAGGAATGCCCGGGTCCGGTCGTGCCGTGGGTTGTCGAGTACCTGCGCGGGTGGTCCCTGCTCGACGATCTGGCCCTCGTCCATGAAGATCACGTTGTCGGCCGCCTCCCGGGCGAAGCCGATCTCGTGAGTCACCACGATCATCGTGGTGCCGGCACGGGCCAGGTCGCGCAGCACGTCGAGGACTTCGCCGACGAGCTCCGGGTCGAGCGCGGACGTCGGCTCGTCGAAGAGGATCAGCTGGGGTTCCAGGGCGAGGGCGCGCGCGATCGCCACCCGCTGCTGTTGACCGCCGGAGAGCTGCCGAGGGTATGCGTCCGACTTGTCGGACAGGCCCACTCGATCGAGCAGCTCACGGCTCCGCTCGTACACCAGGGATTTGGGTCTGCCCTGTGCGGAGACGGGCGCCTCGGCGACGTTCTCGAGCGCGGTCAGATGCGGGAAGAGGTTGAAGTTCTGAAAGACGAAGCCGATCCCGGCCCGCTGCTTGAGGATCTGGCGTTCGCTCAGTTCGTGAAGCTTGCTGCCCGACTGGCGATACCCGATCAACTCGCCGCCGACCCGGACGAGTCCACGATCGACTTTCTCAAGATGATTGATCGAGCGCAGCAACGTTGACTTGCCGGATCCGGACGGCCCGAGGATGACGGTGACGGTCCCGGCAAGTGCAGTCAGGTCAACACCACGCAACACGTGCAGTGAGCCGAACGACTTGTGAACACCGGTCACTTCAACAACGGGTCTGCTCAACCCGTCAACGCGACTCAACCCGTCAACGCGACTCGACACGTCAACGCGACTCGACACGTCAACGCGACTCGACACGTCAACGCGACTCAATCCGTCAACATGCGCGTCGGGGCTGGTCAGCTTGTCGATGTTGGTCATCGGGACAGCACCGCCTTGAGCCGCTGGAACGGGGTGGGCGGGAGCGTTCGCACGGCGCCTCGGGCGAAGTAGCGCTCGGTGTAGTACTGCAGGATCGACAGGGCGGCCGTGAGGATCACGTACCAGACCGTGGCGACCATGAGCAGCGGCACGACACGGCCGCTGCGTCCGTAGATGACCTG is part of the Actinoplanes missouriensis 431 genome and encodes:
- a CDS encoding LysR family transcriptional regulator, with translation MELRQLSYVEAVARYGGFTRAAERLHVAQSAVSAQIKALEAELGLALFARTTRRVALTPAGELFVARARRVLAELDGARTEIHEITSVVHGRVSIGATAALGPYDLPQALTRFRDRFPGIAVRLRSGLVTGLLGALDEGELDLVVGPVHADLPPRFDALPLADEHLLLALPIGHALSRAGRLTLGEARDEPFVSLPPGSGLRWILEDAARSAGFTPRVEFETASPAGIRDLVAAGLGVGLLSKSVAEAPGPAITIRSLHPAPVHPPIGVMHSRDRPLSPAAQSCRHHLVEVAGLQPDPSHRPDPTEEPL
- a CDS encoding GNAT family N-acetyltransferase, with protein sequence MTGAVVASVLDNPAWSSLAGAHARFAVLHGQAARYQSDVAPFHALADPADPQAWDDLTALVEPGAAVTIAGAGGVAYRGWEVAGSIPGVQLVDVALRASPSPDAYRLGAGDVPEILDLIERTRPGPYLRRTVELGAYLGLRSPAGALIAMAGERLHPAGWTEISAVCTDPAHRGRGLATRLVRAVAAGIRERGETPFLHTSAANVTAIRLYESIGFELRKQTDFTAYRRLS
- a CDS encoding ABC transporter substrate-binding protein gives rise to the protein MRTRWVLALAAVTLSLAACAAPEEEQAVVPAAGDASAATTVTFNDSPEQNRITPPKDDAAAALLPPDVAKSGKLVIGVGAAGSGFPPLAFAASDNKTLIGNEPDIAVAIASTLGLEPVLENTSWENLFIGLDSGKYQLGASNITVTEERKLKYDFVSYRKDDLGWLAKKGSGLTVTKPADIAGKKVAVGSGTNQEKILVEWADEVKKAGLAPVEIKYYQTNQATYLALGSGQIDLYLGPNPSAAYHVATTGQTEIVGTYSGAGAGLQGLIALTTKKDNGLVKAYAAALDKLIASGDYTKILQRWNLTNEGVTAAEVNPPGLPIEGK
- a CDS encoding amino acid ABC transporter ATP-binding protein, giving the protein MSRPVVEVTGVHKSFGSLHVLRGVDLTALAGTVTVILGPSGSGKSTLLRSINHLEKVDRGLVRVGGELIGYRQSGSKLHELSERQILKQRAGIGFVFQNFNLFPHLTALENVAEAPVSAQGRPKSLVYERSRELLDRVGLSDKSDAYPRQLSGGQQQRVAIARALALEPQLILFDEPTSALDPELVGEVLDVLRDLARAGTTMIVVTHEIGFAREAADNVIFMDEGQIVEQGPPAQVLDNPRHDRTRAFLSKVLS